Sequence from the Streptomyces sp. NBC_00440 genome:
GGGCAGCACGATGACCGCCGAGATCAGCCCCTGAGCCGACCCGGACAGCACTCTCGCCACCGCCACCAGCCAGATCGGGCACGGGGCCTGCACCCGGTCCTCGATCTCCCGGGTGAAGCCGAACTCCTGGGACATCTGGATGGCGACCGACTGGATGCCCTGGAACATGATCGCGATGGACACCACCCCCGGAACCAGCACAGTGGCGAACGCCGACTCCCCCTTGGCGCCGCCGCCCGATCCGATGCCCTGGCCGATGAGCGGGAACACGTACAGGAACACGAAGACCAGCAGGAACGGCTGCATGACGGTCCGGCCCGCGAACTCGCCGAAGCTCTTCATCAGAACGGTCAGATCCCGCTGGATCAGCGCGCTCAGCGCGGAGCGGCTGGAGGCAGCGGCCGACCGGGCGGGCCGTACGCCGATGGGGTGCCCGGACGGGCCCGCGGACGGAACGTCCCCGGGCGGCGGGACGGCACTCGACGCAGCCATCAGTCCCTCAGCTCCTGTCCGGTCAGGCTGATGAACACCGTTTCCAGGGTGCTCTCGGCGATCGAGAGGTCGACCAGCTCGAACCCGCCGGCCTCCGCGCTCGTGACCACCCGCGGCAGCAGCCGTTCGGCGCCCTTGACCTGGAGCTCGACGGCTCCGTCGACCAGCCGGGTGCGGACGACGCCCGGGATGTCACTGTTCAGCCGGGCCGCCAGGCCGTCCTGGCTGCCGCTGGTGGCGACCGTGACCACGGCGTCGGCGCCGAGCCCCTGCTTGAGGGCGGCGGGCGTGTCCAGGGCGAGGATCCGGCCGTGGTCGATGATCGCCACCCGGTCGCAGAGGTGGTCGGCCTCGTCCATGTTGTGCGTGGTGAGCAGAATCGTCTGGCCGTCGGCGATCAGCCCGTCCAGCGCCTCCCAGAGGGCCAGTCTGCCCTGCGGGTCCAGCCCGGCCGTCGGCTCGTCGAGGAAGAGCACGGCGGGACGGTGGAAGATCGCGCGCGCCACCATCAGACGCTGCGCCATCCCGCCGGACAGGGCGAACACCGACGCCTTGCCCCAGCGGGACAGATGGAACTGTTCGAGGAGTGCGTCGGCGGTACGGCGCGACTCCCGGCGCGGGATGCCGAACAGCAGGCCGTGGAAGTACAGGTTCTCCCACACCGTCAGCGAGCGGTCCAGTGTGTTCTGCTGGCTGACGACGGCGATGAGCTGCTTGGCCAGCGTCGGTTCCGCGACCACGTCGATGTCACCGATGTACGCCGACCCCGCCGTCGGCACCACCCGGGCGGTCAGCATGCCGACGGTGGTGGTCTTGCCCGCCCCGTTGGGCCCGAGCAGTCCGAAGATCTCGCCCTGGCACACCCGGAGATCGAGGCCGTCCACCGCGGGGGTCTGCGTCTTGGGGTAGGCCTTGGTGAGGCCGGCGGCCCGGATGACTGTGGCGCTGCCGTGCGCCGGGCTGTTCTGCTGCCCCCGGTCAGCCCGGTCAGCCCGGTCAGCAGGATCGGTCATCGTCTCGGCAGCGGGGGCACGTGGAGAGGATGGGCGGACGCGTCGGCGAGCGCCAGGCGTTCCTGGTCCGCCTGGTAGTCGGCCTGCTCCACCCGGCCGGCCAGCAGATCGGCGGGGCGGGGGTGCCGTGGGTGTTCCGCCGGGGGCCGCTGGGGCCCGAAGCGCTGTGCTAGGTAGCTGCCGATGGCCCTGGCCGAGCCTGTCACCAGCCGTATGAGGTGTCTGAACACGGTGAGGATGGCTGTGGACATACCGCATCTCCTTTCAGGACCGCCGGCCCGCGCACCCGGGGGTGCACGAGGCGGATTCACGGCGCGTGTCCATGAGGGCGGCCGGCTCGCACCGGTCCGGCCGGACAGCCGCACGCCGCCCTGAAAGTCGTGGATCAGCCTGATGTGCAACCCCGTTGCGTCCGCTCGGCGGATACGGCGGGCATATCAGGCACTGACATCTCTCATGGAACCACGCAAGCCGGTCCCCGGCATCCGGCGTCGCTCCGGGCCGGTCCGGCGGCGGGCCCTTCGCACAACGCGGCCACCCCGGCCGGCGGGATGCCGGCCGGGGCGGCCAGGGTGCGGATAGGCGGCCGGCCGCCGCTGGGGCGGCCGGTCTGCCGGACGTCAGCCGAGCGTCGCGATGGCCTGGTTGAAGGTCGCCGACGGGCGCATGACGGCCGAGGCCTTCTCCGGGTCGGGCTGGTAGTAGCTGCCGATGTCGGCCGGGGAACCCTGGACCGCGATCAGCTCGCCGACGATGGTCTGCTCCTGCTCACCGAGCGTCTTGGCGAGCGCCGAGAACGCCCCGGCGAGCTGTGCGTCGTCGGTCTGCGCTGCCAGCTCCCGGGCCCAGTAGAGCGCCAGGTAGAAGTGGCTGCCGCGGTTGTCGATGCCACCGAGCTTGCGGCTCGGCGACTTGTCCTCGTTGAGGAACGTGCCGGTCGCGCGGTCGAGCGTGTCCGCGAGGACCTGGGCGCGTGCGTTGCCCGTCGTCTGCGCGAGGTGCTCGAAGCTGACCGCCAGCGCGAGGAACTCACCCAGGCTGTCCCAGCGCAGGTAGTTCTCCTTGACGAGCTGCTGGACGTGCTTCGGCGCGGAACCGCCGGCGCCCGTCTCGAACAGGCCGCCGCCGTTCATGAGCGGGACGACGGAGAGCATCTTCGCGCTCGTGCCCAGCTCAAGGATCGGGAACAGGTCGGTCAGGTAGTCGCGCAGCACATTGCCGGTGACGGAGATCGTGTCCTCGCCGCGGCGGATGCGCTCCAGCGAGAACGCGATGGCGTCCGCCGGCGTCATGATCTCGATCTGCAGACCGTCGGTGTCGTGCTCGGGGAGGTACGCCTTGACCTTCGCGATCAGGGCGGCGTCGTGCGCGCGTCCCTCGTCGAGCCAGAACACGGCCGGGGTGCCGGTCGCGCGGGCGCGGGTCACCGCGAGCTTGACCCAGTCCTGGATCGGCAGGTCCTTGGTCTGGCACATGCGCCAGATGTCACCGGCGCTGACGGCGTGCTCCAGTACGGCGTTGCCCTGGCCGTCGAGGACCCGCACCGTGCCGGTGACCGGGATCTCGAAGGTCTTGTCGTGGCTGCCGTACTCCTCGGCCTTCTGCGCCATCAGACCGACGTTGGGCACGGAGCCCATCGTCGACGGGTCGTAGGCGCCGTTGGCGCGGCAGTCGTCGATGACGACCTGGTAGATCCCCGCGTAGCTGCTGTCCGGGATGGTCGCCAGGGTGTCGGCCTCGCCGCCGTCCGGGCCCCACATGTGGCCGGAGGTACGGATCATGGCCGGCATGGACGCGTCGACGATGACATCGCTCGGCACATGCAGGTTGGTGATGCCGCGGTCGGAGTCGACCATCGCCAGGGACGGGCCCTCGGCCAGCTCGGCCTCGAAGGACTCCTTGATCTTCGCGCCCTCGGGCAGCGCGTCCAGGCCCTTGAGGATGCCGCCGAGACCGTCGTTGGGGGTCAGCCCGGCGGCGGCGAGTGCCGCACCGTGCTCGGCGAACGTCTTCGGGAAGAAGGCGCGCACCACGTGGCCGAAGATGATCGGGTCGGAGACCTTCATCATCGTGGCCTTCAGGTGCACCGAGAAGAGCACGCCCTCGGCCTTGGCGCGGGCGATCTGCGCCGTGAAGAACTCACGGAGCGCGGCCACGCGCATCACCGAGGCGTCGACGACCTCGCCGGCCAGCACGGGTACCGACTCGCGCAGGACGGTGGTGGTGCCGTCGTCCCCGGCCAGCTCGATGCGGAGCGAGCCGTCCTCGCCGATGACGGCGGACTTCTCGGTGGAGCGGAAGTCGTCGCCGTCCATGTGGGCGACGTTCGTCTTCGATTCGGACGACCAGGCGCCCATCCGGTGCGGGTGGGCCTTGGCGTAGTTCTTCACCGATGCCGGGGCGCGGCGGTCCGAATTGCCCTCGCGCAGCACCGGGTTGACGGCGCTGCCCTTGACCTTGTCGTACCGGGCGCGGACGTCCTTGTCCTCGTCGGTCTGCGGGTCGTCCGGGTAGTCCGGCAGCGCGTAGCCCAGCTTCTGCAGCTCCGCGATGGCGGCCTTCAGCTGGGGGATGGACGCCGAGATGTTCGGCAGCTTGATGATGTTCGCGCCGGGCGTCCTGGCCAGCTCGCCGAGCTCGGCGAGTGCGTCCTCGACCCGTCGGCTCTCGTCAAGACGATCGGGGAAACTGGCGATGATCCGCCCCGCGAGAGAGATGTCACGGCTCTCCACGGTCACACCGGCCGTCGAGGCGTACGCCTGGATCACCGGCAGGAACGAATACGTCGCCAGGGCCGGGGCCTCGTCGGTATGTGTATAGATGATGGTCGAGTCAGTCACCGGGTGCTCCGCTCCACGTCTGCAACATTGCTCGACATCAAGATATCTCCTGAGCGCCCCCCTCTCGACAGGGCCCCGCCCCCGGGGCGACGGAGCCGCACGCATCCGGCCGCGGGCGGCTGCGCCCCGGCAGAGGAGCGGCAGGCGCCCGGGGAGCAGAGCCGGGGCGCCCCGGAAGGGCCGGGAACTGCCCTCTTGGCATCCTGGGAGGGATGAGCACACCCAGCGCAGCTCCGGTCATTTTCGATCTCGATGGCACCCTCGTGGACAGCGAGCCGAACTATTTCGAAGCCGGCCGCCAGGTTCTCGCGGAGCACGGTGTGCCGGATTTCAGCTGGCAGCGGCACGCCCGGTACATCGGGACCGGCACGAGGGACACGCTG
This genomic interval carries:
- a CDS encoding ABC transporter permease, with product MAASSAVPPPGDVPSAGPSGHPIGVRPARSAAASSRSALSALIQRDLTVLMKSFGEFAGRTVMQPFLLVFVFLYVFPLIGQGIGSGGGAKGESAFATVLVPGVVSIAIMFQGIQSVAIQMSQEFGFTREIEDRVQAPCPIWLVAVARVLSGSAQGLISAVIVLPIAAVVHAPGVHPQLSIHWWIVVTLIPLSCLTMTSLGLLLGTTFEPRNIGVMFGFVVLPLVFLGGTYYQWTKLAPVQVGGFHWLQVLVLVNPLIYMSEGMRAGFTDVSHMHLYIVYPVLAGFCALFLTLGLRNFRRRVLS
- a CDS encoding ATP-binding cassette domain-containing protein — translated: MTDPADRADRADRGQQNSPAHGSATVIRAAGLTKAYPKTQTPAVDGLDLRVCQGEIFGLLGPNGAGKTTTVGMLTARVVPTAGSAYIGDIDVVAEPTLAKQLIAVVSQQNTLDRSLTVWENLYFHGLLFGIPRRESRRTADALLEQFHLSRWGKASVFALSGGMAQRLMVARAIFHRPAVLFLDEPTAGLDPQGRLALWEALDGLIADGQTILLTTHNMDEADHLCDRVAIIDHGRILALDTPAALKQGLGADAVVTVATSGSQDGLAARLNSDIPGVVRTRLVDGAVELQVKGAERLLPRVVTSAEAGGFELVDLSIAESTLETVFISLTGQELRD
- a CDS encoding NADP-dependent isocitrate dehydrogenase, producing MTDSTIIYTHTDEAPALATYSFLPVIQAYASTAGVTVESRDISLAGRIIASFPDRLDESRRVEDALAELGELARTPGANIIKLPNISASIPQLKAAIAELQKLGYALPDYPDDPQTDEDKDVRARYDKVKGSAVNPVLREGNSDRRAPASVKNYAKAHPHRMGAWSSESKTNVAHMDGDDFRSTEKSAVIGEDGSLRIELAGDDGTTTVLRESVPVLAGEVVDASVMRVAALREFFTAQIARAKAEGVLFSVHLKATMMKVSDPIIFGHVVRAFFPKTFAEHGAALAAAGLTPNDGLGGILKGLDALPEGAKIKESFEAELAEGPSLAMVDSDRGITNLHVPSDVIVDASMPAMIRTSGHMWGPDGGEADTLATIPDSSYAGIYQVVIDDCRANGAYDPSTMGSVPNVGLMAQKAEEYGSHDKTFEIPVTGTVRVLDGQGNAVLEHAVSAGDIWRMCQTKDLPIQDWVKLAVTRARATGTPAVFWLDEGRAHDAALIAKVKAYLPEHDTDGLQIEIMTPADAIAFSLERIRRGEDTISVTGNVLRDYLTDLFPILELGTSAKMLSVVPLMNGGGLFETGAGGSAPKHVQQLVKENYLRWDSLGEFLALAVSFEHLAQTTGNARAQVLADTLDRATGTFLNEDKSPSRKLGGIDNRGSHFYLALYWARELAAQTDDAQLAGAFSALAKTLGEQEQTIVGELIAVQGSPADIGSYYQPDPEKASAVMRPSATFNQAIATLG